In Streptomyces chartreusis, the following proteins share a genomic window:
- a CDS encoding PAC2 family protein, with amino-acid sequence MIELEGVPELIDPVMVAAFEGWNDAGDAASTAVAHLDREWKGEVFAALDAEDYYDFQVNRPTVWMDAGVRKITWPTTRLSVVRVGGDKPRDLVLVRGIEPSMRWRSFCNELLGFAHELGVELVVILGALLGDTPHTRPVPISGTTSDPDLARRMDLEETKYEGPTGIVGVLQEACTHAGVPAVSLWAAVPHYVSQPPNPKATLALLNRLEDLIDVRIPLGELPEDARAWQVGVDQLAAEDSEVAEYVQTLEEARDTAELPEASGEAIAREFERYLRRRDGGPSPEDRTRPPMPPKPGNRDDEDSSDD; translated from the coding sequence GTGATCGAGCTCGAGGGGGTTCCCGAGCTGATCGACCCGGTCATGGTGGCCGCGTTCGAGGGCTGGAACGATGCCGGCGACGCCGCCTCCACCGCGGTCGCGCATCTGGACAGGGAATGGAAGGGCGAGGTCTTCGCGGCGCTGGACGCCGAGGACTACTACGACTTCCAGGTGAACCGCCCCACGGTGTGGATGGACGCGGGCGTCCGCAAGATCACGTGGCCGACGACCCGGCTCTCGGTGGTCCGGGTCGGCGGCGACAAGCCACGTGATCTCGTTCTCGTCCGAGGCATCGAACCGTCCATGCGCTGGCGCTCGTTCTGCAACGAGCTCCTCGGCTTCGCGCACGAGCTGGGCGTGGAGCTGGTGGTCATCCTGGGCGCCCTGCTCGGTGACACCCCGCACACGCGTCCGGTCCCGATCAGCGGCACCACGTCCGACCCGGACCTGGCCCGCCGCATGGATCTGGAGGAGACCAAGTACGAGGGCCCTACGGGCATCGTCGGCGTCCTCCAGGAGGCGTGCACGCACGCAGGCGTTCCGGCCGTCAGCCTGTGGGCCGCCGTACCGCACTACGTCTCGCAGCCGCCGAACCCGAAGGCGACACTGGCGCTGCTCAACCGGCTGGAGGACCTGATCGACGTCCGCATCCCGCTGGGCGAGCTGCCCGAGGACGCGCGCGCCTGGCAGGTCGGCGTCGATCAGCTGGCCGCCGAGGACAGCGAGGTGGCGGAGTACGTGCAGACGCTGGAGGAGGCCCGCGACACCGCGGAGCTGCCGGAGGCGTCCGGCGAGGCCATCGCGCGCGAGTTCGAGCGATATCTGCGGCGCCGGGACGGCGGCCCGTCGCCCGAGGACCGTACGCGTCCGCCGATGCCTCCGAAGCCGGGCAACAGGGACGACGAGGACTCGTCGGACGACTGA
- a CDS encoding NACHT domain-containing protein yields MGTLGALLVAPRVEDPAAVVAALLPTLAGAYLAWSAYRADRAEAAFTPADPGDVADRLAVAVRRQWEAEARARRLADPYPLPVAWHGADAGLAEVTEGLAGRDGEIGTILAGLMPDPRLLVLGAPGSGKTLLLVRLLLALIEDRAAGDPVPVLFPLASWNPTALDLRGWMERKLVQDHAELGVPAPGEYGDVTLARMLLERRLVFPVLDGFDELPAGTSGLALHRIGEALPYGCGLVLSSRPAEYRAALRPRTGVPARLSGMAGIELEPLDAIDVSRYLLRDAGGDGTPAAERWAPVVSTLGTGTPAARALTSPLTVSLARAVYNPRPGEREGELPEPAELLRHPTRAAVERRLLDAFVDGAYRPGAERRCPWTVREARHALRFLARHMERGADGAAEVAWWKLGRAVPDVLFQVLGGILLGALGWLVEGVVMEVIHSFAPQLQSSPRWEERGGLGVVAAGICGGLAGGLAAALTVTLLCVAVAAPEVLDELVLRRLADGGSLALVGVIICGFAFGGRTDVRPPADWDWRLPTTGFAAAICYGLCFDNACGTVSALLYGITAATVGRDGVGTDPACPVARVRWHWSRRGVCRGLLGGLLLGGSILLEGLLADVLSGGSTQMYIAPADPVAATWAALQVGAVFAVAGLLLNGLRTVPVDLGADVEGRALLVNDRRTLGTCVLTSVVVGALVIGTQGWCATVWGSTGVWGATTGESGQWAYAVGLIPSLLTGLAIGIRQSAWTRYAVARCYLALRARAPFDLMAFLADAHENRGVLRRTGAVYQFRHIELQHRLAEAEPGTVNPSPRP; encoded by the coding sequence GTGGGGACGCTGGGGGCACTGCTGGTCGCGCCGCGCGTCGAGGACCCGGCGGCTGTCGTCGCCGCGCTGCTGCCCACCCTGGCCGGCGCCTACCTGGCGTGGAGCGCCTACCGGGCGGACCGCGCCGAAGCGGCGTTCACGCCCGCCGACCCGGGCGACGTCGCCGACCGGCTCGCCGTCGCCGTACGCCGGCAGTGGGAGGCGGAGGCGCGGGCACGGCGGCTCGCGGACCCGTACCCGCTGCCGGTCGCCTGGCACGGCGCCGATGCCGGCCTGGCCGAGGTGACCGAGGGCCTGGCGGGCCGGGACGGCGAGATCGGCACGATCCTCGCGGGCCTGATGCCCGATCCACGGCTGCTGGTGCTGGGCGCCCCGGGATCGGGCAAGACGCTGCTGCTCGTACGGCTGCTGCTCGCGCTGATCGAGGACCGCGCGGCCGGCGATCCGGTGCCCGTGCTCTTCCCGCTGGCCTCCTGGAATCCGACGGCCCTGGACCTACGGGGCTGGATGGAGCGCAAGCTGGTCCAGGACCACGCCGAGCTGGGCGTGCCGGCGCCGGGGGAGTACGGGGACGTCACGCTCGCCAGGATGCTGCTGGAGCGGAGGCTGGTGTTCCCGGTTCTGGACGGGTTCGACGAACTGCCCGCCGGGACGAGCGGGTTGGCGCTGCACCGGATCGGCGAGGCGTTGCCGTACGGCTGCGGACTGGTGCTGTCGAGCCGGCCGGCCGAGTACCGGGCGGCGCTGCGGCCCCGCACGGGCGTGCCGGCGCGGCTCTCCGGCATGGCCGGAATCGAACTGGAACCGCTGGACGCCATTGATGTCTCCCGCTATCTGCTGCGCGACGCGGGCGGCGACGGCACACCGGCTGCGGAGCGGTGGGCGCCGGTCGTCTCGACGCTGGGCACGGGTACGCCCGCTGCGAGGGCACTCACGAGCCCGTTGACGGTCTCGCTGGCCCGTGCCGTGTACAACCCGCGGCCCGGGGAGCGTGAGGGGGAACTCCCCGAGCCGGCCGAACTGCTGCGGCATCCGACGCGGGCCGCGGTGGAGCGGCGTCTGCTCGACGCGTTCGTCGATGGCGCCTACCGGCCGGGGGCGGAGCGGCGCTGCCCGTGGACCGTTCGTGAGGCGCGGCATGCGCTGCGGTTCCTGGCGCGGCACATGGAGCGCGGTGCGGACGGAGCCGCCGAGGTGGCGTGGTGGAAGCTGGGCCGTGCCGTGCCGGACGTCCTGTTCCAGGTGCTGGGCGGCATCCTGCTGGGTGCGCTCGGATGGCTGGTCGAGGGCGTGGTCATGGAAGTCATCCATTCCTTCGCTCCACAGTTGCAGTCGTCGCCACGCTGGGAGGAGCGCGGAGGGCTCGGAGTCGTGGCGGCCGGGATCTGCGGCGGTCTGGCGGGGGGTCTCGCGGCGGCCCTGACCGTCACGCTGCTGTGTGTGGCGGTCGCCGCTCCCGAAGTCCTCGACGAACTCGTGCTGCGCCGCCTGGCCGACGGTGGTTCCCTGGCGCTCGTCGGAGTGATCATCTGCGGGTTCGCCTTCGGCGGCCGGACCGACGTGCGGCCGCCCGCCGACTGGGACTGGAGGCTCCCGACGACCGGGTTCGCGGCCGCGATCTGTTACGGACTCTGTTTCGACAACGCCTGCGGAACCGTCAGCGCACTGCTCTACGGCATCACGGCGGCAACCGTCGGCAGGGACGGCGTGGGCACGGACCCGGCCTGTCCTGTCGCCCGGGTGCGCTGGCACTGGAGCCGGAGGGGCGTGTGCCGCGGGCTGCTGGGCGGGCTGCTGCTCGGGGGCAGCATCCTGCTGGAGGGCCTGCTCGCGGATGTGCTCTCGGGAGGGTCCACCCAGATGTACATCGCGCCCGCCGATCCCGTCGCGGCCACTTGGGCGGCACTCCAGGTGGGCGCTGTGTTCGCGGTGGCCGGTCTGCTCCTGAACGGCCTGCGGACGGTTCCGGTCGACCTCGGCGCAGATGTCGAGGGCCGCGCCCTGCTGGTCAACGACCGGCGAACGCTCGGCACCTGTGTCCTGACGTCGGTCGTGGTCGGTGCTCTGGTGATCGGTACGCAAGGTTGGTGCGCGACCGTATGGGGGTCCACGGGGGTGTGGGGCGCGACCACCGGCGAGAGCGGGCAGTGGGCCTACGCGGTGGGGCTGATCCCCTCGCTGCTGACGGGCCTGGCCATCGGAATCCGCCAGTCGGCCTGGACCCGCTACGCGGTCGCCCGCTGCTATCTGGCCCTGCGCGCCAGGGCGCCCTTCGACCTCATGGCCTTCCTCGCCGACGCTCACGAGAACCGGGGTGTCCTGCGCCGCACCGGCGCCGTCTACCAGTTCCGCCACATCGAGTTGCAGCACCGCCTCGCCGAGGCCGAACCCGGCACCGTGAACCCTTCACCACGGCCCTGA
- a CDS encoding FadR/GntR family transcriptional regulator, which yields MAVTDEAIEKIKGMIVSGALRPGDRLPKESELAAELGLSRNSLREAVRALSLIRILDVRQGDGTYVTSLDPQLLLEALSFVVDFHRDDTVLEFLAVRRILEPAATAMAASRISEQQLDALSAQLEKLGDAPSVEELVACDLEFHRGIVQSSGNSVLCSLLDGLSGPTTRARIWRGLTQEDAVSRTLHEHRAILAALRDRDAEAARSWATVHIASVEQWLRSTL from the coding sequence ATGGCAGTCACCGACGAGGCGATCGAGAAGATCAAGGGCATGATCGTCTCCGGCGCCCTGCGCCCCGGCGACCGGCTCCCCAAGGAGAGCGAGCTGGCCGCCGAACTCGGACTGTCCCGCAACTCCCTGCGGGAGGCCGTGCGCGCCCTGTCGCTGATCCGGATCCTGGACGTACGGCAGGGCGACGGCACCTACGTCACGAGCCTGGACCCGCAACTGCTGCTGGAGGCGCTGAGCTTCGTCGTCGACTTCCACCGCGACGACACGGTGCTGGAGTTCCTCGCCGTGCGCCGCATCCTGGAGCCGGCGGCAACGGCGATGGCCGCGTCCCGGATCAGCGAGCAGCAACTGGACGCGCTGTCGGCCCAGTTGGAGAAGCTGGGCGACGCCCCGTCGGTGGAGGAACTCGTCGCCTGCGACCTGGAGTTCCACCGGGGCATCGTGCAGAGCTCCGGCAACTCCGTGCTGTGCTCGCTCCTGGACGGCCTTTCCGGACCGACGACCCGGGCACGCATCTGGCGCGGCCTGACCCAGGAGGACGCGGTCAGCCGCACCCTGCACGAACACCGGGCGATCCTGGCGGCCCTGCGCGACCGGGACGCGGAGGCGGCACGCTCGTGGGCGACGGTGCACATCGCGAGCGTGGAACAGTGGCTGCGCTCCACGCTGTGA
- a CDS encoding NACHT domain-containing protein encodes MSGGWRSARLRRRVAFGVCGAALVALAAVLRTIDDVSAASVLVSVIGAVVSVAALLADVLRGDADPLPRPAAELRHRAADALADAVREQWAAEFRLRRLQDPEPVDVRWIAADPRLADHPENVRRIPAPRDGERQLGGIVDAFAAAPGRRLVVLGGPGSGKSVLALRFTLGRLAVRRPGGAVPVIFPLAGWDPRHSGLRDWLAERLAADYRPLAAPADGRRTMARALLDTGLVLPVLDGFDELPQAVYGEAVRRINAELDDDLPLLLTSRPQAWATAVDEGDVLTAAQVVKLLPLDIGQSAAYLERTARPLPADGGRRATVWTPVLRYLEEEPGHPLAAVLTVPLMVALARTVYGDRSRDPAELLDDARFESAERIEEHLLEAFVPAAFHDAGDRGAVEARRRLGALARELQKRGTWRLGWWELEAMAPRVLRVYAPGLVAIAATAVLLVPGLLSRASADLATVEDTGSFVMNLVGQTLGYSLGVAFLLQPVAGRVRRIVFLRRQLAITTAAAGVLWAGFALGDDLRFGYRFGAVTDGWMPDMFGGCLFALLFTLFFGIAGLPRRPVPLSLPWTGDHRGRAAARGCGGALLVGGLSVVGGVLLGVADSPWTALIGTVCAVAGAVLLLSATRRAERDSVPRARPGRTTRRLAAELARGTAATLLIGLVATGVGGTVAVSVTVLKSGSRDDLDGRRIESWEFRERHGVRIADTERPVRGTLLYPAERTRPVAYPRGTTPPNCEVPLLTGRRCRAFVSARTEFRSHRGAVVLRLATSRGPVTAEAAGMRDALPPRGRDWLTEGPAWGVAGRLLPPILAAGLLVGVVGGCVCGVHHALSAPSDVIRAAGPRSSLRTDRTATLARGGVAALVTGAVCLPVVAFSRDWGGFMHAGTQLWVPVGTAALALSAWGRLAVTRVWLAASGRMPWRLMAFLDEAHRRGVLRQSGAYYEFRHLRLQRQLASEPAPHTEDQRPHARR; translated from the coding sequence ATGAGTGGCGGATGGCGGAGTGCGCGGCTGCGCCGACGCGTGGCCTTCGGGGTGTGCGGAGCCGCGCTGGTGGCGCTGGCGGCCGTGCTGCGCACGATCGACGACGTGAGTGCCGCGAGCGTGCTCGTCTCCGTGATCGGCGCGGTCGTGTCGGTCGCCGCACTCCTCGCCGACGTGCTGCGCGGTGACGCCGATCCCCTGCCCCGGCCGGCCGCGGAGTTACGGCACCGGGCCGCGGACGCGCTCGCCGACGCCGTACGGGAGCAGTGGGCGGCGGAGTTCCGGCTGCGCAGGCTCCAGGACCCGGAGCCGGTGGACGTGCGGTGGATCGCTGCGGATCCGCGGCTGGCCGACCATCCGGAGAACGTCCGGCGGATCCCCGCGCCCCGCGACGGCGAACGGCAACTGGGCGGCATCGTGGACGCGTTCGCGGCCGCGCCGGGCCGCCGGCTCGTGGTCCTCGGCGGCCCCGGTTCCGGCAAGAGCGTGCTGGCCCTGCGGTTCACCCTGGGCCGGCTGGCAGTCCGGCGACCCGGCGGCGCGGTGCCGGTGATCTTCCCACTGGCCGGCTGGGACCCCCGGCACAGCGGGCTGCGCGACTGGCTCGCCGAGCGCCTGGCCGCCGACTACCGCCCCCTGGCCGCGCCCGCGGACGGGCGGCGCACCATGGCACGCGCCCTGCTCGACACCGGGCTGGTGCTGCCCGTCCTCGACGGCTTCGACGAACTGCCGCAGGCCGTGTACGGGGAGGCCGTACGGCGGATCAACGCCGAACTCGACGACGACCTGCCGCTGTTGCTCACCAGCCGTCCGCAGGCCTGGGCGACGGCCGTGGACGAGGGCGATGTCCTCACGGCCGCCCAGGTCGTGAAGCTGCTGCCGCTGGACATCGGGCAGTCGGCGGCGTATCTGGAGCGCACAGCCCGGCCCCTGCCCGCCGACGGTGGCCGTCGGGCGACCGTGTGGACGCCGGTGCTGCGGTACCTGGAGGAGGAGCCGGGGCACCCGCTGGCCGCGGTGCTGACGGTGCCGCTGATGGTGGCCCTGGCCCGCACGGTCTACGGCGACAGGTCCCGGGATCCGGCCGAACTCCTGGACGACGCCCGCTTCGAGAGCGCCGAGCGGATCGAGGAACACCTGCTGGAGGCGTTCGTGCCGGCGGCGTTCCATGACGCCGGGGACCGGGGCGCGGTGGAGGCGCGGCGCCGACTCGGGGCGCTGGCGCGGGAGTTGCAGAAACGCGGGACCTGGCGCCTGGGGTGGTGGGAGCTGGAGGCCATGGCGCCGCGGGTGCTGCGGGTGTACGCGCCGGGGCTGGTGGCGATCGCGGCGACCGCCGTGCTGCTGGTCCCCGGGCTGCTGAGCCGTGCGTCGGCGGATCTGGCCACGGTGGAGGACACCGGTTCGTTCGTGATGAACCTGGTGGGCCAGACGCTGGGCTACTCGCTCGGGGTGGCCTTCCTGCTGCAGCCGGTGGCCGGCCGGGTGCGCCGGATCGTCTTCCTGCGCCGGCAGTTGGCGATCACCACGGCGGCCGCCGGTGTGCTGTGGGCGGGCTTCGCGCTCGGGGACGATCTGCGCTTCGGCTACCGCTTCGGCGCGGTGACCGACGGCTGGATGCCGGACATGTTCGGGGGCTGTCTGTTCGCGCTGTTGTTCACGCTGTTCTTCGGCATCGCGGGGCTGCCGAGGCGTCCCGTGCCGCTGAGCCTGCCCTGGACGGGCGATCACCGGGGGCGGGCCGCCGCACGGGGCTGCGGGGGCGCGCTCCTGGTGGGCGGTCTCTCGGTGGTCGGCGGGGTGCTGCTCGGAGTGGCGGACAGCCCCTGGACCGCGCTCATCGGCACGGTCTGCGCGGTGGCGGGGGCCGTGCTGCTGCTGAGCGCCACCCGGCGGGCCGAACGGGACAGCGTCCCACGGGCCCGGCCCGGCCGGACGACCCGGCGCCTCGCGGCGGAGCTGGCGCGCGGTACGGCTGCGACGCTGCTGATCGGCCTGGTCGCGACGGGCGTCGGAGGCACCGTCGCGGTGAGTGTCACGGTCCTCAAATCGGGGTCCCGGGACGACCTCGACGGGCGGCGGATCGAGAGCTGGGAGTTCCGGGAGCGGCACGGCGTGCGGATCGCGGACACCGAGCGGCCGGTGCGAGGCACTCTGCTGTACCCCGCCGAGCGCACCCGGCCGGTGGCCTATCCGAGGGGGACCACACCGCCGAACTGCGAGGTGCCGCTGCTGACCGGTCGGCGGTGCCGCGCCTTCGTCTCCGCCCGCACCGAGTTCCGGTCGCACCGGGGCGCCGTGGTCCTCCGCCTGGCCACCTCGCGGGGGCCGGTGACGGCCGAGGCGGCGGGCATGCGGGACGCGCTGCCGCCGCGAGGTCGTGACTGGCTCACCGAGGGGCCCGCGTGGGGCGTCGCGGGGCGGCTGCTTCCGCCGATCCTGGCGGCGGGCCTCCTGGTCGGGGTGGTCGGCGGCTGCGTGTGCGGTGTGCATCACGCCCTGAGCGCGCCGTCCGACGTGATACGAGCGGCGGGTCCCCGGTCCTCGCTGCGCACCGACCGCACGGCCACCCTCGCGCGGGGCGGGGTCGCGGCCCTGGTCACCGGGGCCGTCTGCCTGCCGGTCGTGGCCTTCTCCCGCGACTGGGGCGGGTTCATGCACGCGGGCACCCAGCTGTGGGTTCCCGTCGGCACCGCCGCACTCGCCCTGAGCGCCTGGGGCCGTCTGGCCGTCACGCGGGTCTGGCTGGCCGCGTCCGGCCGTATGCCCTGGCGGCTCATGGCGTTCCTGGACGAGGCGCACCGCCGGGGGGTGCTGCGGCAGTCGGGGGCGTACTACGAGTTCCGGCATCTGCGGCTCCAGCGGCAACTGGCCTCGGAGCCGGCCCCCCATACCGAGGATCAGCGGCCGCACGCCCGCCGGTAG
- a CDS encoding glycerol-3-phosphate dehydrogenase/oxidase, giving the protein MTSQTTLQSVPALGTRPASGFNPSRAETREQLSKASYDLLVIGGGILGISTAWHAAQSGLRVALVDAGDFAGATSSASSKLLHGGLRYLQTGAVKLVAENHFERRAVSRQVAPHLANPLTFYLPVYKGGPHGAAKLGAGVFAYSALSAFGDGVGHLLSPAKAAQDVPELRTDNLKAVAVYGDDQMNDARMALMTVRGAVEAGAVVLNHAEVTGLRFTKGRVTGADLKDRLSGDEFGVNARLVLNATGPWVDHLRKMEDPNAAPSIRLSKGAHLVLKRTAPWKAALATPIDKYRITFALPWEDMLLLGTTDEEFEGDPADVAVTEKDTAQILDEAAFSIRDQQLDRDLITYAFAGLRVLPGGPGDTAKAKRETVVTEGTGGMLSVAGGKWTTFRHIGRTIMQKLEALPGHPLGDDFEPISSLPKKLPLPGIANPRAVAHRLLTDRPAPGPRMAADTAKHLATHYGSLAFDIARIANENPELGERVHPDAPEIWAQVVYARDNEWAETQDDVLRRRTTLTIRGLATDDVRAKVQDLLDKK; this is encoded by the coding sequence ATGACCAGTCAGACCACCCTGCAGTCCGTGCCTGCCCTCGGTACGCGCCCGGCCTCCGGCTTCAACCCGAGCCGAGCCGAGACCCGGGAGCAGCTCTCCAAGGCGTCGTACGACCTTCTCGTGATCGGCGGCGGCATCCTGGGCATCTCCACCGCCTGGCACGCCGCGCAGTCCGGCCTCAGGGTGGCTCTGGTCGACGCCGGCGACTTCGCCGGCGCCACCTCCTCCGCCTCCTCCAAGCTGCTCCACGGCGGTCTGCGCTACCTGCAGACCGGCGCGGTGAAGCTGGTGGCGGAGAACCACTTCGAGCGCCGTGCGGTCTCCCGTCAGGTGGCTCCCCACCTGGCGAACCCGCTCACGTTCTACCTCCCCGTGTACAAGGGCGGGCCGCACGGCGCCGCGAAGCTCGGAGCGGGCGTCTTCGCCTACTCCGCGCTCTCCGCCTTCGGTGACGGCGTCGGCCACCTCCTGTCCCCCGCCAAGGCGGCACAGGACGTGCCCGAGCTGCGCACCGACAACCTCAAGGCCGTGGCCGTGTACGGCGACGACCAGATGAACGACGCGCGCATGGCGCTGATGACGGTCCGCGGGGCCGTCGAGGCCGGCGCGGTCGTGCTCAACCACGCCGAGGTCACCGGCCTGCGCTTCACCAAGGGCCGGGTGACCGGCGCGGACCTCAAGGACCGTCTGTCCGGTGACGAGTTCGGCGTCAACGCCCGTCTCGTGCTGAACGCGACCGGCCCCTGGGTCGACCACCTGCGCAAGATGGAGGACCCGAACGCCGCCCCGTCGATCCGGCTGTCCAAGGGCGCGCACCTGGTCCTGAAGCGGACGGCGCCCTGGAAGGCGGCGCTCGCGACCCCGATCGACAAGTACCGCATCACCTTCGCCCTGCCCTGGGAGGACATGCTGCTCCTCGGCACCACGGACGAGGAGTTCGAGGGCGACCCGGCGGATGTCGCGGTCACCGAGAAGGACACGGCCCAGATACTCGACGAGGCCGCGTTCTCCATCCGCGACCAGCAGCTCGACCGCGACCTGATCACCTACGCCTTCGCGGGTCTGCGTGTGCTGCCGGGCGGTCCCGGTGACACGGCGAAGGCCAAGCGCGAGACGGTCGTGACCGAGGGCACCGGCGGCATGCTGTCCGTCGCGGGCGGCAAGTGGACGACGTTCCGCCACATCGGCCGCACGATCATGCAGAAGCTGGAGGCGCTGCCGGGCCACCCGCTCGGCGACGACTTCGAGCCCATCTCCTCCCTGCCGAAGAAGCTGCCGCTGCCGGGTATCGCCAACCCGCGCGCGGTCGCCCACCGGCTGCTCACCGACCGTCCGGCGCCGGGTCCGCGCATGGCTGCCGACACGGCGAAGCACCTGGCGACGCACTACGGCTCCCTGGCCTTCGACATCGCCCGCATCGCCAACGAGAACCCGGAGCTCGGCGAGCGTGTCCACCCGGACGCCCCGGAGATCTGGGCGCAGGTCGTCTACGCCCGGGACAACGAGTGGGCCGAGACGCAGGACGACGTGCTGCGCCGCCGTACGACGCTGACGATCCGCGGTCTTGCGACGGACGACGTCCGGGCGAAGGTGCAGGACCTGCTCGACAAGAAGTGA
- the glpK gene encoding glycerol kinase GlpK: protein MTDAHTAGPFIAAIDQGTTSSRCIVFDRDGRIVSVDQKEHEQIFPKPGWVEHNANEIWTNVQEVVAGAIQKAGITRDDIKAIGITNQRETTVLWDKNTGEPVHNAIVWQDTRTDGLCKELGRNVGQDRFRRETGLPLASYFAGPKARWLLDNVEGLQERAAAGDILFGTMDTWVIWNLTGGVNGGKHVTDVTNASRTMLMNLHTMEWDDKIAESIGVPLQILPEIRSSAEVYGEVTGGKLGDLLGGIPVASALGDQQAALFGQTCFSEGEVKSTYGTGTFMVMNTGDKIINSYAGLLTTVGYKIGDQDTVYALEGSIAVTGSLVQWMRDQMGLISTAAEIETLALSVEDNGGAYFVPAFSGLFAPHWRSDARGVIAGLTRYVTKAHLARAVLEATAWQTREIADAMVKDSGDELVALKVDGGMTSNNLLMQTLSDFLDAPVVRPMVAETTCLGAAYAAGLAVGFWSSTDELRANWRRAAEWTPRMDAETRDREYKNWLKAVERTMGWIEDDES, encoded by the coding sequence GTGACCGACGCCCACACCGCCGGCCCCTTCATCGCCGCGATCGACCAGGGCACGACCTCGTCCCGCTGCATCGTCTTCGACCGCGACGGCCGGATCGTCTCCGTCGACCAGAAGGAGCACGAGCAGATCTTCCCGAAGCCGGGCTGGGTCGAGCACAACGCCAACGAGATCTGGACCAACGTCCAGGAGGTCGTCGCCGGAGCCATCCAGAAGGCCGGCATCACCCGTGACGACATCAAGGCCATCGGCATCACCAACCAGCGCGAGACCACCGTGCTGTGGGACAAGAACACCGGTGAGCCCGTCCACAACGCCATCGTCTGGCAGGACACCCGCACCGACGGGCTCTGCAAGGAGCTCGGGCGCAACGTCGGGCAGGACCGCTTCCGCCGTGAGACCGGTCTGCCCCTCGCCTCCTACTTCGCCGGTCCCAAGGCCCGCTGGCTGCTGGACAACGTCGAGGGCCTCCAGGAGCGCGCCGCCGCCGGCGACATCCTCTTCGGCACCATGGACACCTGGGTCATCTGGAACCTGACCGGCGGTGTCAACGGTGGCAAGCACGTCACCGACGTCACGAACGCGTCCCGCACCATGCTGATGAACCTGCACACCATGGAGTGGGACGACAAGATCGCCGAGTCGATCGGCGTGCCGCTGCAGATCCTGCCCGAGATCCGCTCCTCCGCGGAGGTCTACGGCGAGGTCACCGGCGGCAAGCTGGGCGACCTGCTCGGCGGCATCCCGGTCGCCTCCGCGCTCGGCGACCAGCAGGCGGCCCTGTTCGGCCAGACCTGTTTCTCCGAGGGCGAGGTCAAGTCGACGTACGGCACCGGCACCTTCATGGTGATGAACACCGGCGACAAGATCATCAACTCCTACGCGGGGCTGCTGACCACTGTCGGCTACAAGATCGGCGACCAGGACACGGTCTACGCCCTGGAGGGCTCGATCGCCGTCACGGGCTCCCTGGTGCAGTGGATGCGCGACCAGATGGGGCTGATCTCCACCGCCGCCGAGATCGAGACGCTCGCGCTCTCGGTCGAAGACAACGGCGGCGCCTACTTCGTGCCGGCCTTCTCCGGTCTGTTCGCCCCGCACTGGCGTTCCGACGCCCGCGGTGTGATCGCCGGTCTGACCCGGTACGTCACCAAGGCGCACCTCGCGCGCGCCGTCCTGGAGGCCACCGCCTGGCAGACCCGCGAGATCGCCGACGCCATGGTCAAGGACTCCGGCGACGAGCTGGTGGCCCTCAAGGTCGACGGCGGCATGACCTCCAACAACCTGCTGATGCAGACCCTCTCGGACTTCCTGGACGCCCCCGTGGTGCGCCCGATGGTCGCCGAGACCACCTGCCTCGGTGCCGCCTACGCCGCCGGTCTCGCCGTCGGCTTCTGGTCCAGCACGGACGAACTGCGCGCCAACTGGCGCCGGGCCGCCGAGTGGACCCCCCGCATGGACGCGGAGACCCGCGACCGTGAGTACAAGAACTGGCTCAAGGCCGTCGAGCGGACCATGGGCTGGATCGAGGACGACGAGAGCTGA
- a CDS encoding MIP/aquaporin family protein, whose product MSSSDIFIGETIGTAILILLGGGVCAAVTLKASKARNAGWLAITFGWGFAVLTAVYTSAPLSGAHLNPAVTVALAIKDNDWSNVPTYFAGQLLGAMIGAALVWVAYYGQFQAHLTDKEIVGGPGAQATAAKAVEAQEKGAGPVLGIFSTGPEIRNAVQNLLTEIIGTIVLVLAVLTQGLNDSGKGLGTLGALITALVVVSIGLSLGGPTGYAINPARDLGPRIVHALLPLPNKGGSDWGYAWIPVVGPLVGGAIAAGIYNVAFA is encoded by the coding sequence GTGTCCAGCTCCGACATCTTCATCGGCGAGACCATCGGTACCGCCATACTCATCCTGCTCGGCGGGGGCGTCTGCGCCGCCGTCACGCTGAAGGCCTCCAAGGCTCGCAACGCCGGCTGGCTCGCCATCACCTTCGGGTGGGGCTTCGCAGTGCTCACGGCGGTCTACACCTCGGCGCCGCTGTCCGGCGCCCACCTGAACCCGGCCGTGACGGTCGCTCTGGCCATCAAGGACAACGACTGGAGCAACGTTCCGACGTACTTCGCCGGTCAGCTCCTCGGCGCCATGATCGGTGCCGCTCTGGTCTGGGTCGCCTACTACGGGCAGTTCCAGGCCCACCTCACCGACAAGGAGATCGTCGGCGGTCCGGGCGCACAGGCCACGGCCGCCAAGGCCGTCGAGGCCCAGGAGAAGGGCGCGGGCCCGGTCCTGGGCATCTTCTCCACCGGTCCTGAGATCCGGAACGCGGTGCAGAACCTCCTCACGGAGATCATCGGCACCATCGTGCTGGTGCTCGCGGTCCTGACCCAGGGCCTGAACGACAGTGGCAAGGGCCTGGGCACCCTGGGCGCCCTGATCACCGCGCTCGTGGTGGTCTCGATCGGTCTGTCGCTCGGCGGCCCGACCGGCTACGCGATCAACCCGGCCCGTGACCTCGGTCCGCGCATCGTGCACGCCCTTCTGCCCCTGCCCAACAAGGGCGGCTCCGACTGGGGCTACGCCTGGATCCCCGTGGTCGGTCCGCTCGTCGGCGGCGCCATCGCGGCAGGCATCTACAACGTCGCTTTCGCTTAG